GTCTTGGACAGGGAAGCAAGGAAACTTACGAGTATATCCTTAAATACAAAGGAAAACTTAGCAAAGGGGAAGATTATGAAAATATTGCTATTAAAGCCAATAGTGACGGATCATTCCTAAGACTGAAAGATGTAGCAAGAGTAGAATTTGGTTCCTATACTTATACTGCAACAAACAGGGTAGACGGAAAACCGGTGGCAGGATTTGCTATTTTACAGACTGCAGGTTCTAATGCAAATGAAATTCTTACAGAAATTGAAAAGCAGGTAAAGGTAATGGAGACTACTCTTCCAAAAGGAGTAAAGCCAATTATCATGTATAATTCTAAAGACTTTTTGGATGCTTCTATTCATCAGGTTGTTGAAACGTTAGTCATTGCATTCATTCTGGTATTTATTGTGGTATACATTTTCCTTCAGGATTTCAGATCTACATTAATTCCTGCGATTGCCGTACCGGTGGCCATTATCGGAACATTTTTCTTCCTGCAGTTATTTGGTTTCAGTATCAATATGCTTACGTTGTTTGCTTTGGTACTCGCCATTGGTATTGTAGTGGATGACGCAATTGTAGTAGTAGAAGCCGTCCATTCTAAAATGGAACAGACAGGAATGCCTGTAGAACATGCTACGATGAACTCTATGAGTGAAATTTCAGGAGCAATTATTTCTATTACACTGGTAATGTGTGCCGTGTTTATTCCGGTTGGTTTCATGCAGGGGCCCGCAGGAGTTTTCTACAGACAGTTTGCCTTTACATTAGCTATTGCCATTCTTATTTCTGCGGTAAACGCTTTGACATTGAGTCCGGCATTATGTGCTATGTTCTTAAATGATCCTCAGGGAGAGCATGGTGACCATGGTCATAAAAAAGGTTTTGGAGCAAGATTCTTCAACGCCTTCAATGCCAGCTTCAATACCATGACCCGAAAATATATTTACAGCCTCAAATTTTTAATTAAAAATAAATGGGTAGCGATAGGGGGGCTTGTAATAATAACTGCAGCAAGTGTCTTTCTGATCAAAAAAGCACCATCAGGATTTATTCCTACGGAAGACCAGGGATTTGTATTATATGCAGTGAATACTCCTCCGGGAAGTTCATTGGAAAGAACTCACAAAGCGACAGCACAAATTGATAAAATCATCAATGCCGAAAAGTCAACCAATCACCTTTGGGTAGCAGATGGGATGAACTTTATCAGTAACGCCAATGCTTCGCCTTACTCTGCTGGATTTATCAAACTTAAAGATTATGATAAACGTGGTGAGATGAAAGACCCGGATCAGATTGCAGCTATGCTGACAGGTAAAGTAAGCCAGGTAAAAGATGCCAATGCATTTTTCTTCAACTTCCCTACAATCCAGGGTTTTGGTAACGTTTCCGGATTTGAATTTATGCTTCAGGATAAAACCAATGGCTCTTTTGAACAATTGGGAACAACTACTCAGGCATTTATCGGAGAATTGATGAAACGTCCGGAGATTGCTTTTGCCTTTACAACTTATGCGGCAGGAAATCCACAGTACACTATTGATGTAGATACGGATAAAGCAAATCAGCTGGGAGTTTCTGTTACCGATCTGATGCAGACCATGCAGATTTACTACGGAAGTAGTTTCGTTTCAGATTTCAACAGATTTGGAAAATATTACAGAGTAATGGCTCAGGCAGATATTCCTTATCGTACTGATATCAACTCTCTGGAAGGTATTTATGTTAAAAACAAATCAGGAGAAATGGTTCCAGCTAAAACGTTAGTTACTTTAAAAAGAACTTTCGGACCTGAGACCGTAACCAGAAATAACCTATTCAACGCAGTAACGATCAACGGAACACCAAAACCAGGATACAGTACCGGAGATGCGATCAAGGCGGTGGAAGAAGTAGCTCAGAAATCACTTCCTAGAGGATATGGATATGAATGGACAGGGATTACCCGTGAAGAGATTAAAACAAGTGGCCAGACTTCATTTATCTTCTTTTTAAGTATTCTGTTCGTATACTTCTTGCTGGCAGCGCAATATGAAAGTTACATCCTTCCTTTTGCAATTATTCTTACCATTCCGACAGGTATTTTTGGAGTATTTGCCTTCACAGGATTAGCAGGAATTGATAATAATATCTATGTACAGGTCGGATTGATCATGCTGGTCGGGCTATTAGCAAAAAATGCCATCCTTATTGTGGAATTTGCTGTACAAAGAAGAAAAGCAGGGAAATCACTGATAGAATCTGCTCTTCAGGCATCAAGATTACGTCTGAGACCAATTCTGATGACCTCTTTTGCCTTTATCGTAGGTATGCTTCCATTGGTATGGACGCAGGGAGCCTCTTCAAAAGGAAATCACTCTATTGGTTACAGTACCGTAGG
This genomic window from Chryseobacterium sp. MEBOG06 contains:
- a CDS encoding efflux RND transporter permease subunit, producing MLKQFIERPVLSTVISIILLLLGALSLFNLPIALFPDIAPPSVQVTAFYPGANAEVVARSVATPIEEAVNGVENMTYMTSNSSNDGTMTLSVFFKQGADADNAAVNVQNRVSKAMSQLPQEVVQAGISTQKVQNSMIMFMGLTSENEKQYDELFLQNYLKINVIPQIQRIPGVAQAQVFGTRDYSMRIWLKPDRLAANNLSPQEVLGAIKDHNLEAAPGRLGQGSKETYEYILKYKGKLSKGEDYENIAIKANSDGSFLRLKDVARVEFGSYTYTATNRVDGKPVAGFAILQTAGSNANEILTEIEKQVKVMETTLPKGVKPIIMYNSKDFLDASIHQVVETLVIAFILVFIVVYIFLQDFRSTLIPAIAVPVAIIGTFFFLQLFGFSINMLTLFALVLAIGIVVDDAIVVVEAVHSKMEQTGMPVEHATMNSMSEISGAIISITLVMCAVFIPVGFMQGPAGVFYRQFAFTLAIAILISAVNALTLSPALCAMFLNDPQGEHGDHGHKKGFGARFFNAFNASFNTMTRKYIYSLKFLIKNKWVAIGGLVIITAASVFLIKKAPSGFIPTEDQGFVLYAVNTPPGSSLERTHKATAQIDKIINAEKSTNHLWVADGMNFISNANASPYSAGFIKLKDYDKRGEMKDPDQIAAMLTGKVSQVKDANAFFFNFPTIQGFGNVSGFEFMLQDKTNGSFEQLGTTTQAFIGELMKRPEIAFAFTTYAAGNPQYTIDVDTDKANQLGVSVTDLMQTMQIYYGSSFVSDFNRFGKYYRVMAQADIPYRTDINSLEGIYVKNKSGEMVPAKTLVTLKRTFGPETVTRNNLFNAVTINGTPKPGYSTGDAIKAVEEVAQKSLPRGYGYEWTGITREEIKTSGQTSFIFFLSILFVYFLLAAQYESYILPFAIILTIPTGIFGVFAFTGLAGIDNNIYVQVGLIMLVGLLAKNAILIVEFAVQRRKAGKSLIESALQASRLRLRPILMTSFAFIVGMLPLVWTQGASSKGNHSIGYSTVGGMLTGVIFGIFIIPVMYVVFQYLHEKMPSRKKKRLLKKQQEELLAATH